TGATTCAGTGATATGCTACATTTGCAATCTTTTAGTTTATACAAaggtttattttgttggttttgtggggttttttttgtttgtttttccagtttaTCCTTTAAgacacaaggagaaaaaaaaataaaaaggaagagcaTAAGTTTGTACAAACCCAGGACACAGATTCCAAaaaatgaataataataataacaacaacaaaagaattaAAGAGATAAATAAAGGACTGGTTACACTTTCAATCATAATTTAACAGGCACAGTTACCTTCCAAATAACACTCCAATAAATGAATTGGCTTTGGAAAGGACTTAAAATAGAAGGAAGAttggaaacaacaacaacaataaaaaaaaataaagttgtgATTAAAAACTGCTCTTCTcccaaaataaataatttaatgtATCTGTGATGTCCCACAAGCAGAGGGGGAGCTCCTGGATGGGTTTTGCATCAGGCCTGGGGTGAAGGAGTAGTTGATGAGGGgtggttggagctgggtgagctCACTGCCCCCCTCCCCAAGCCCCAGGGACAATGATTATCACAGGGCTGTTTTAAGGCTTCTCAACAGCACTTTTGTtttttgctgtttaaaaaaagaacgAACCCCTacgacccttttttttttttcctcttttttttttttctttcttaaggcTCAaggttattaaaaaataaagttaaaaaaatctcCTGCTGGCTGGTTTTGCTATTAGTTAGAAAAATAAAGCCTCTCCCGTGCTCGTCCCTGCATGCTCAGCATCGCTCGGCCTGATGCTGGCCATTTCACAGAGCTTTGTTCCAGTTCAGAGCtcattgctttgcttttttctttttttcctttttttttttctttcattctttatttttagagaaaaaaaaaagacacttatCTATACAAAAATACCTCTGACTGCAAGAAAAACCTAGGGCTGCTCCACTaagtgtcatttttttttttaaagttttttttttttaagctgttggAAAAATaagagcatttaaaaaaaaatctctaaaaatATACATCCCCTCAAATTGGTAACGAATCATACACAGTACAtactaaaaaatatttaaaatagagAATATTCCTCACAGAGGACTCtgagttttctctcttttttacccttccctccccccctttttttttttctttttttttaattactgctaaaaaaaaaatcattacaaaAGTCCAGAGAACAGGACAGCCGAGCTGGTTGGTAAGAAATCTCATCTCCACGTTGTGCCCTGGAAGCAGAGTTAAAGTCCAGTCCTTGCAAAGTCTGTACCTAGTTTTGCCGGGTCTTGGGGCCACTTCCTGGAGGATGCTGTAGTGCAGAAGGCTCAAGGAGctctctcctccctgccagctTCAACTTCAGcgtcttttcttttaattattattttaattgcaaAGAAAGAACAAGTCTGAGAAACCCCTCTACTCTTTCTTGCCTTCTTTCGTGCTTTTTTGATGGtttttaagatttatttttttttttaaatcttgttttCTAATGGCTTTTTAGGGTCTGGTGAGCTGTGTGTAGACGGgctgttcccagtgctgtggACTGTGGGTctgggggatggaggggaccCCAGAAGTGTCTGCAATGGGGGTGTACATGGGGCGCTGCGTGGGGTTCATGTAGGTGAAGGTGGAGTAGAGGCCACTGCTCTGGCCGGCAGCGTGGCTGTAGTAGGAGCTGGAGTTCTGGTGGTCGGTGTAGTCGTACTGGGAGCGGGTGATGGTGGGGTAGGAGGAGCTGTAGTGCTGGAGGTTGAAGGAGCTGTAGTTGATCTGCTgcggggagtgctgctgctgctcgcTGTAGTGGCTGGGGCTGAGTTGCTCTGTCTTGATGTGTGTCCTCTGCTGCGCCTGGCCCTGCTCGCCGCTCAGTGCCGGCAGCCCGTGCTGCGCTGCTGGCTGCGCCTGCGGTGGGGGCTGCGGCTGCGGCTGCTGCTTGGACATCCAGACGTGGCCAGCCCCGGCTTGTGAGCCTGACGTGCTGCTGATGCCGTAGCTGCCGGTGTAGGTGACCTGGCCGGGCTGCCCGTGGGTGGCCGGGACCCCCGGGTGGCCGTTGGGTGGAAGGTACTGATCGAACTCGTTGACGTCAAAGGTCTCGATGTTGGAGATGACATCGCTGCTGAGCTCGCCGATGTCCACATCGCGGAAGTCAATGTGGGGTGGCTGCCGGCCACCTTCTTGCAGGGGGCGTCCCTCCCGCTTCAGGTCCTGCTTGCCCGGCTGTGTGTCCGtcttgggggtggtggggggtgtggggggaccCTGCGATTGCCCTGCGGGAGGAAGGAAAGATCATGGACATGAAACGGGAGTTGCTCCTGTGCCAGCCAGGCACCCCTGCACCCGCGGCTCCCCGATAACGCCGTTAATCGTTAACCCGCGGGCGGATAACAGCGCGTTGCTTCTGAAAGCAGTTGCGTAGGGTAACACAAACATCTCCAGGTGTGAGGAGCACAGCACTGAGCCCTATCAGTGCCCGTCTATCGCGCCGAGTAAAATCACCGAGCCCTCAGACACCCGCCGTGAGAGCAGGGCCatctcttggtttgttttgataaAAAACAGTTCATGTTTCTCACGGGCAGAGGGGATGGAAGCAGCCGCAAGGGCTGGCACTTGTGGGCGAGCATTTGTGTGCCCATGCTAAGCGCAAGGGTTGAGGGCAGCTCTGCCCCTTTCCTCGTGCAGGGActgtttctcagtctctctcctttcccaccccTTACCCAGCTCCAACTTCTGCCTGGTCTGGGATGTGACTTTTCTTAGGTAGCCGTAACTTAACTGCCTCCCACTCCCATAACACCCCGTGGTACCTACCCGAGTGCTCTCCGGGGGAGTGCACCTCACTGATGCTGGAGGACGACTGTGGGGAGTCTGCCTGCAGTGCCTTGAAGATAGCGTTGGGGGAGATGTGGGTTTGCTCCGAGCCCTCCTCCTGCTCCGACTGCCCGTTCTTCACCGACTTTCTCCGCCGTGGCTGGTACTTGTAGTCGGGatggtccttcttgtgctgcacCCGCAGccgctcagcctcctccacGAAAGGACGCTTCTCACTCTCGTTCAGCAGCCTGAGTGGAGTGCATAAGAGGCAAGAGGTAAGCTGCAGCTCTTGTGGGGCATCAGTGGTTGCCCTCACTATAGTATTAACACCCAGACCTCTCCCCAAATAGCAATGCAAAGCTCCCCCGGCTTAATGCTGAACACCCTGTCTGGGGCACACGCTGGTTGTTACTCTGCTCTTGCCACCCAGGACTGCTTCAGTAGCTAAACGAAGTGCAAGAGTAATGGCAGGATCTGTCCCTCCAAAGGTACAGGTCCCGTCCCCGGGGTGCTTTAGGTGACAGCCCTGTCACTGCCTGACAGGGCCAAATTTGctcactgcctcctgcagctgcaaatTTAGGATTCCCCCCCCGCTTCTGCAGTCACACAGTCAGAGGCAGCCAGGTGACTCACTTTCCTTctattttcttcccctccctgccttaTTTTGGAAGTTGGAGGGCACCCAGCCATGCACCACTCATcgcacccacccacccacccaggGCTTGGCACCGCATAGCAGGCGAGTGCCCGGCTCCTGCTACCTCCCcaaaccccccctccccctgcctcgTCCCGCATCACTTCTCCCAGGCCAAGCTGATGCAATCGAGAAAACCATCATTTCCTCTGGCCaagaacacaaacaaacaaactccagGACAGACCCCTTCTCCCCTGCCCCCTCCTGCCCACCGGGTCCAGCTGCCAcccaggggaaaggaaaagggaaaggaaccaCTTGTAAGACTAGAAGGAAACCACTTGCTCTACTTTCCCCTTACTTTTCTGACTTCTCCCACATCAAACACGTTTGCTAGCACATGCAAAACTTCTCAGTGAGTTTTCCAGGCTTTAAACCACCCCGTCCCTCCTCTAGCTGCTGGTACAGactggagcagcctgctgcagcctaCCCAGTTCCCGGTCTCAGGCTCTGCACTCACCTCCAGAGCTTCCCCAGGGTCTTGCTGAGCTCAGCGTTGTGCAGATGGGGATACTGGTCAGCGAGCTTCCTCCGGGCCGCCTGGGCCCATACCATGAAGGCGTTCATGGGTCTCTTCACATGGGGCTTGTTCTTGCTGGATCCATTGACCCGGACTGGCATGGGGACCAGGGTCCAATCGTAGCCCTTGAGCACTTGGCTCACTGCCTCTCGGATGCACACTGGGAACTTGTCCTCGTCGTTCTCCTTCTTCAGGTCCGGGTCCCCCTTGGGGAAGGTGTTTTCTTGGGGTCTGGTGTTCTCCGTGTCCGAGCCGGatccagagggacagggggACCCGGCAGAGTCATCCGACATAGTGGGGCTGGGGGCGTCGGAAATAGATTTGTCCTGTTCTTCTGTCATTTTCATGAAGGGGTCTAGGAGATTCATGCGAGAAAGTAGCagagggaggagcagaggatgaaaaaaagtagaaaaaaataagaaaaatgggGTGGCTGAGCGTCAGGGAAGGGTTAAAAAAGTATAACTTGGAAAAGCAAAGTCTCCACCAGCGTGAAGCCCGGCtgagagaaaactgaaaaaagtTTGCAAAACtttgtgattatttttctcAACCCCTTTGaggcaaaaagaaataaaaccaggggctggagcagagacTTCTGCGAGttgcagaagagaaaagaacgggagaaaggaggggaaaacacCCAAAAAGCCCGGAGCGGCAGTGGCGGGAGGCCGGGCAGGGCAGCGCGGGGGCCGGGTGGCCGTCGGTAGGCAGCGCGGGGGCCGTGTGCGGGTAGCGGGGCCAGGCTCGCCCCGCCGGTCTCCAGCGCGGCTTCTGCAGTCCACGCCGCGCCGCGGGAATAAATACTCTGCGCGGCGATTTCGGCCCGGCAGCGTTCCGCCAATGGGCGGCCTGCCCCCGGGGGCTGGCGTCGACACTATTGGCTGAGCTGCCACCGCTGGGCGGGGCTAGCCCTCGTCGCCGTCATTGCCGCGCTGCGCCCGCTTCAGCGCCGCGCAAAGAGGGGGGGAGGCTGCGGGAGGGCGGCCAGGGCGCGGTGCGGAGCGGCGGCGTAGGGattccccccctccacccctccgCTCCGCCCGCCGCGGTGTATCCCGGTTTGGATGCGGGATGAGCTTTGCGGGACCCCCACACCATACACAGCCCGGTGTGGGTTTTCCGTGGGGCGGGCACGGAGCGGGAGCGGGACCAGGCGGACAGTGCGCGGCGCCGTCCAGAGGGGGCGCCAAAAGCCCAGGAACGGCGCGGCGGGGGCGGGGAGCGCGGAGCGGGGATGggataggatgggatgggatgggatgggatggagtGGGACAGAGGGAGGGGTGTGGGGGAGTCTCCGTGGTCGCTGCTCCTTCCACCCACCCGCCTCGGGCTGTGCGTGAGGGTTGGGGAGGGGCATGGTGCCCCAAATACCCCAAACTGACTTTAggtttttattatctttttttttttttt
The Indicator indicator isolate 239-I01 chromosome 29, UM_Iind_1.1, whole genome shotgun sequence genome window above contains:
- the SOX9 gene encoding transcription factor SOX-9, which produces MNLLDPFMKMTEEQDKSISDAPSPTMSDDSAGSPCPSGSGSDTENTRPQENTFPKGDPDLKKENDEDKFPVCIREAVSQVLKGYDWTLVPMPVRVNGSSKNKPHVKRPMNAFMVWAQAARRKLADQYPHLHNAELSKTLGKLWRLLNESEKRPFVEEAERLRVQHKKDHPDYKYQPRRRKSVKNGQSEQEEGSEQTHISPNAIFKALQADSPQSSSSISEVHSPGEHSGQSQGPPTPPTTPKTDTQPGKQDLKREGRPLQEGGRQPPHIDFRDVDIGELSSDVISNIETFDVNEFDQYLPPNGHPGVPATHGQPGQVTYTGSYGISSTSGSQAGAGHVWMSKQQPQPQPPPQAQPAAQHGLPALSGEQGQAQQRTHIKTEQLSPSHYSEQQQHSPQQINYSSFNLQHYSSSYPTITRSQYDYTDHQNSSSYYSHAAGQSSGLYSTFTYMNPTQRPMYTPIADTSGVPSIPQTHSPQHWEQPVYTQLTRP